Genomic window (Spirochaetota bacterium):
TGCCCTGTAACCTTGGCTCACCAGGAGTTCTGTAGCAAGCATTGGCAATTTGCTCAGTTACAATGTATTCATTTTTCCCTAAATATTTTTCTTTAATTACAAGCGGAGCAAGCTTTTCAATAATATCATTATTCTGTTTGAGCTTTTCATAAATTTCTTCATCAAGTGATTTTTGTACTCCATACGTTGGAATGCCAAGGTCATCTTCTTTGTATGCATCTCTTGTTGGAATTATAATTGTCCTATATAATTTTCTAATTGACTCTTTAACATCTGACTCCAATTTTTTTAATTCGCTTTTAATCAGCTTTCGCTGATCATCATTTATTGGCAAACTTTTATCATTATCTATTGCTTGGTATGCTTTATATTTTTTAATTGTTGTTAAAAATCCTTGCCGTTCAATTTCAAGAGGAACAAGAAAAAATATTGTGTTGCAATTAACTCGTGGGGTATTACCCTTATTTTTAATTATTGTTATGACTTTTTCTGGATTTAATTGTCGCAATACTACAAGTTTTAAGTCTTCATTATCAGCTATTGCTGATGTATCTTCCTGCCATATATATACCTGAAAACGTCTATTTGACAATGACTGCTTCAGTAATTCAAATTCTAATTCGGTAATATCTTTTTCGTTAATGTTTTCCATTTTGGTTAAAACAATACGATTGATGTTTGGCTGGTTGGAAAATAAATATCTATCATTTTGGACCTGGAAATAAAAAAGCTTGCTTTTAAGCTGTTCAACTGCTTCAGCTACCACACTTGCAGGATTATTGACCGTTGTTGCCGAACGCTTAATTTCGGCTAGCGATGACCCTTTTTCCAAACCGCCAGAAAATGAATACATAAAAATCGTTGTTGATGCTCGTGTAGCAAGATGTAATCCCTTATAAGCATCTCCTAAACTTATATCTATCTTTTTACTGCCTGCTTCTGCATCAGTTATATCCTGAGCAATAACGCTGTTATACTCATTGCCAATATGTTTTAATAATTCCTGTCGTATTTCAGGGTTTGCAAGATTAAAATCAGCTAGGCTAATATACGGTTTGGTACTATCTTTTAATGATGCCACCACAAGTGAAAGAAGGCGCAAAACGCCACGAGTACGTTGAAAAGTTGGGAAACTTCCCCACCTTTGGTATAACACATCTATTACTTCAGGAAGGAATGGATATGAATTGATAAATCTGTCTCTGTATTCGGTAGCTTCCATACCTGCAGGCAAAATGCCCTCATTTTGAATAAAATTAACAAATTCTTGTACAGTATTTATTACTTGATTATGATTGACAGTAACAAAGAGCCGCTGCCGTATTACCTTTGCAATTTCAGATTCATCAACCGGTGTATAAATTTTTTCAATTCTTCCTACAACTTTCTGTAACTGACTGTAAAAACGCTCAGCTTCATGGTCATAATGCTCCATTATACTTGAAGGAAGCGTCACAATGAGGGCTGTTTTTTCAAGGATAGAAATAACTTCGGTTAACTCCTGCATAAATGCCATTGTCTGTGCAGC
Coding sequences:
- a CDS encoding AAA family ATPase translates to MNAFHTIAIPHKDILEGRLTMDIFAADLWEAYHNRGPAEYKDSALFFQKTYMTKGLTNLMEIILKRINGKGGDPTIQIQTPFGGGKTHSLIAIMHKAKEWNAKVIVIVGTNLSATDTLWSIIEKQLTGSNKILTERTSPGKEKLKQVLLPHQPLVILMDELLEYITKAAGTPVESSTLAAQTMAFMQELTEVISILEKTALIVTLPSSIMEHYDHEAERFYSQLQKVVGRIEKIYTPVDESEIAKVIRQRLFVTVNHNQVINTVQEFVNFIQNEGILPAGMEATEYRDRFINSYPFLPEVIDVLYQRWGSFPTFQRTRGVLRLLSLVVASLKDSTKPYISLADFNLANPEIRQELLKHIGNEYNSVIAQDITDAEAGSKKIDISLGDAYKGLHLATRASTTIFMYSFSGGLEKGSSLAEIKRSATTVNNPASVVAEAVEQLKSKLFYFQVQNDRYLFSNQPNINRIVLTKMENINEKDITELEFELLKQSLSNRRFQVYIWQEDTSAIADNEDLKLVVLRQLNPEKVITIIKNKGNTPRVNCNTIFFLVPLEIERQGFLTTIKKYKAYQAIDNDKSLPINDDQRKLIKSELKKLESDVKESIRKLYRTIIIPTRDAYKEDDLGIPTYGVQKSLDEEIYEKLKQNNDIIEKLAPLVIKEKYLGKNEYIVTEQIANACYRTPGEPRLQGKIILQEAITEGVEKGLFGLGLLNGNTPQCTYYKEKASVSLTGNEIIIRKELCEELIRQQTITTTTTTTTTYHGSTYTASQPDVVQDPTHTPKTETHETLPEVNLQFQIPKGRASDIFKMVTALHSYFDTISLQIIAR